A region of the Streptomyces durocortorensis genome:
CAGGAAGGCCCAGAAGAGCCACTGGCAGAAAAGATCGAGATGCTCCTGCGAGGCCTTCGGGAAGATGAGGGATATCCACAGTTCGGGCCGGGTGCGGATCATCTTCCGACGGGCGGGCACGGACAGATTCAGTTCTTCGGATTCGGCCCATTCCCAGGCGGCCTGCCGGGTTTCGGCCAAGCCCGGATTGCACCCTGCACTCTGGAACGGCATGTGAAACGCCGGTAACGTGATCTGGCTCATTTGCTGCCCCTCGTCGAATGGATGCGGACGGACGAAGCGAACGGCGCATTTGGCGGGGCCGGGGCCCCGGAGCAGGGTCGGCGGCCGGTGGGGGCGATCGCGTCACCATGCGTGAGGCATAGTCAACCCCCTGTTGAGGGCTGGAGGGAAGCCATTTGTGACCGAAAGTGCATGATCATCTTGAACTCTCTGAGCATCTGTGGGCATCTCTGAGCAGTTGATGAACTTCTGGGACTGTTCGTGATTCCCGGGGTGGTTGGTGGGCGTTGGACAGCGGGCAGCGTGACGATGCCGGTGTCAGGTGCGCTGGAAGAACTCGACCTCGCCGACCGCGATCGGCCGGCCCTCGCCCTGCCCCGCCGCGTCCCGCAGGATCAGCCGGACGGAGACGACATCGCTGATGCCCGTCCGTATCGTCTGCTGCCCGGGCTTGTCGTTGAGCGTCACGGCCTTCTCGTGGACCGTGCCGTCCGCCGTGGTGACGAGCAGGTCCGCCCCGATGGGCCGCGCGCCCCGCCGGAACTCCTGCGGCTCCTTCGAGACCCCGGTGTGCACGACGACGCCGACCAGCCGGAACGGCTTCCCGAAGGAGCACGTCAGCGAGTCGCCGAGCGCGGGCGCACCCCAGTACTTGTTGGTCAGCCCGTCGATGGCCGCGCTCGCCGGATGACCGGGCGCCGCCGCGCTCGCGCTCACCGCGGAGGGGCTGATCTCCGCGGTGCCGCCGAGCTTGTCCCGTACGTCCTCGAAGAGGTAACGCCCGAACGGCACCAGCATGAAGCCCGCGAACAACAGCCCGACCAGCACCGTCACCAGCAGGAGCCGCCGCAGCCCCCGGCCACCGGACCCGCCCCGCACCCGACGGCGGAACGGCCACACCGTGCGCCACCACGGCAGGGCGGCGGGCTGCTCACGGACCCGCAACGGGGCGGCGCAACGCCGGCAGAACTGCCGCCCCGGCAGGTTGGGGGTGCCGCAGGCCGGACACGGCGGCCCGTCGGGCGCCTCGTCCGCCGCCACCGGCCGCACGACGGGCCGCCGCGCCACAGGCTTCGCGGGCTGCACCGCCCCGATGGGTTCGTCCGCCGCTGCCTGCGCCTCCGGCGCCGACGGCCGGGGCGCGGCTGCGGACAGCGGCACTCCGGGGCGTACGGGCGCGGGCTGCCCGGGAGGCGTGGGGGGCGCAGGAGGCCTGGGGCGTACGGGAGCTGACCCCGCCGGAGGTGCGGTGGCGGGGCGGGGTGGTGTCGGGGTGTGCTCGGGGCGCGCGGGGACGGGCTGCGCCGTTGGTTCGGGGGGAGCCGTCGGTTCGGGGCGCGCCGAGGTGGTGGGTTGCGCCGTGGTGGTGGGGCGCGCGGGCGTGGTGGGTTGCGCCGACGGCTCGCGTTGCTCCGTGCCCGTGGGGGCGGAACCGGCCGGGGGCGGGGGTACAACAGGGACTGGCGGTACGGGCGTCGCCGGCAAACGCTCGTCCGGCTCCGGCTCCGGCTCCGGCGACGGCTCCGGCACGCGGGGTGCCGAAGCGCCCGAGGCCCCCGACGCCGGTGTCCGGTCCGGACTTTCGGACGCGTCGCGGCCACCGGAAGCCGTCTGCTCGGGTGCGCGGCTGGGCGCGGGCGAGGTGGGCTCGGCGTCCGTGGGCCCCCGCTCCATCCGGGCATCCGGGGCCGCTTCCGGGGCCGGTTGAGGCTCCGGAAGCGGGCCTGGCACCCGAGCCGGCCCCGGAACCGGAGTCGGACCTGGACCCGAGTGCGGACCCGAGTGCGGACCCGGACCCGGACCCGGACCCGGACCCGAAGTCTGACCCGAAGTCGGAACAGAAGCGGGGTCCGCACCCGGGTCCGCACCCGGTCCCGGGACCGGCCGAGGTGGCCTGCTCGGCTGCGACGACCACCCCAGGTAGCCCCCGCAGCTGCCGCAGAAGTCGTCGTCCTCGCCGTTGGCCGTACCGCACGCCGGGCATGAACGCATCGCGTCAGCCTCCTGTCTGTTCGGGCTCTTCGGGCGGGCCCGGCAGGACCTCCACCCGGCAGGTGAGGTGGACGGGGCACGAGGCCGTGACGACGTCCAGGACGCGGCGGTCGTCCACCGCGTCGCCGTCGCGCACCGGCCAGACCCGGACGAGCAGTTCCCCGGCCGGCGGCGGCGGAAGGGCCGCACCCGGGGTGGCCGACCACGTGGCGCCGCCGCCGTCCAGGACGTCCGCGTGCACCCCGCAGCAGAGCCGCAGGCGCTCCACCAGACCGCGCCGGGTACCGCGCCACCGGTGCAGCTCGACGGCGCGGGCCACCACGGCCCGGCGCAGTTCCACCGGCCACGCGGGATCGACGTCCACCCCCACCCAGGACGCCAGCCACGGCAGGAAGTCGGCCGGGGCGAGCGCCGGGTCGACGTAGGCGGGCAGGTTGTCCAGGGTGGACAGGACCGGGGCCAGGACCGTGTCCAGGCCCGCCGTGAACCGCTGGGCCAGGTCGTCGTCCGCGTACAGGGCGGGCAGCAGGTCGCCGATCGGATAGCGGCTGGGCAGCCCGGGTACGGAGGCCCGGCTCACGCGCCCTCACCGGGCCCGCTCGCGGTGACGACCACCTGGTGCTGGTGCGAGAAGACCAGGGCCCCCGGCGCGACGTCGATCCGCTCGACCGCGGCCCCGCGCCGCCCGGTGATCGGGTCGGCCGGGAACAGCCGGAGCTCCTCCACGAGACCGGCCCCCTCCACGTTCTGGAGCACGGCGAAGACCTCTCCGTACTGCACCGGCCTGCCGAACGGCCACCCCCGGCCGTCCGCCCCGCCCCGCAACGGGTCGATGTGGTGGAACAGCGCCTCCAGGGCGGCCGCCCGTACCCGGTCCTCGTCGCCGGGGGCCGCCACCAGCCGGGCCACCACCGTGACGCCCTGGTACGCGGGCGGCTCCACCACCAACCGGGTCCCGACCAGCCGCCGTTCGTCGAGCCGTGCCGTCACCGCCGCGAGGACCGGGTCGGTGGGGATCAGCTGCTCGAACCGGAGCCGGCCGTCCTCGTCGGCGACCGCGTCGGGCACCAGCAGCACCCGAACCGCACCCGCCTCGCCCGCGACCGCGGGCAGGCACCGTACCCGGCGCAGCGACGGCGCGGCCTCCCGGGCGATGACCTCGTAGTCCTCGGCCGTGACGGCCCGCTCCTGCACCCGCAGGATGTTGGGCGCCCGCACCTTCGCGTTCTCCACGGTCTCCCCGTCGACGCCTCCGGTCGCCGCCTCCCGGTTGTTGACGCCCGCGACGTACGGCACCGAGCTGCGCAGTACGGAGATCGCGCCCCGGGCGACGTTCCCGGCCGCGCCGCCGCCGGTCCGGTAGCGCGGGACGCGGAGCTGGGCGCCCTTCTCCGGGACCGCGCCGTACGCGCGCATCGTGCCGTCCGCCTCCCGCACCTCCGGCGGGAACGCGAACTCGCCCGACACGGCGTCGATCCGGACGTGCCGGTCGCCGGGGAGCGACGCCCCGAAGTGATCGACGGGCGTCCAGACCTGCCAGCCGTCGTCGGCCGACACCTGGACGACCGGCGGGTCCCCGTCAAGCAGCAGCGGCACCCGGCTCACCGAGAACCGCTGCCCGGCGACGCCCTCCGACACCCCGAGGGGCACGTCGAGGACGGTCTCCGCGTGCTCCACGGCCGCCGTGCCGCCGACGGTGAACACCTCGGCCTCGCGGATCGTCGGCGACTCGGAGTAGAACGGCTGGCCCGGCTCCGGCGCTGTGACCCGGCAGCGCAGCCACCCCGCCCGGGTCCCCGCCACGACCGACGCGGTGTGCCCGGCCGGGACGAACACCACGACCTCGCCGGGCCGGTTGAGCCCGCCGGTGCTGTCGGTGCCGGTCGCGCAGGCCACCCAACGGGCCCCGTCCCACGCCTCCCACACCAGCGGCGGCTGCCGCGGATCGACGCCCACGCCCTCCACCCGGCTGTCCAGGCGCACGGCGACGATGCACCGGGGCACGGCCGTCGGCAGCCCGAACAGCAGGGCGTCCCCGGGCTCGGGCCGGGACTGGAAGCACGGGATGTCCTTGCCCGCGCCGAGCGGCGCGGTCCGGTCCGTCTGCTCGCCCGACACCGGCGCGGTGACCAGCCGGACCAGCGAACTCGGCACGATCGGCAGGTCCCGGGAGGTGGTGAACACCACCGGCTCCTCGGCCTCGCCGCGCGCGGTCGCCACCTCCGTACCGGCGGGGAGGTGCACGGTCTCCGGCTGCGGGGCGGACAGCCAGAAGTCCACCTCGGCCCGCGCCACCGTCGGTGGGAAGAGCGTCACGCCCAGCAGGTCCAGGAAGGCCGCGTAGTTCTTGTCGGGCACCCGGTTCAGCCGGTACAGCAACTGGTCGACCATGTACGCGAACGTCTCGATCAGCGTGACCCCGGGGTCCGACACATTGTGGTCGGTCCACTCGGGGGAGCGCTGCTGGACGTACCGCTTGGCCTCGTCGACGAGCTGCTGGAAGCGCCGGTCGTCCAGGTTGGGGGAGGGGAGTGCCATCAGCGCGTCCTCGCTTCGGCGGAAACCTCTGTGGAAACTTCGGCGGAACCCGCTTCGGACGGGATCGTGTAGAAGGGGAAGACCAGGTTGCGCAGGTCGTTGGTGGCCCGCACGGT
Encoded here:
- a CDS encoding zinc ribbon domain-containing protein, translated to MPLSAAAPRPSAPEAQAAADEPIGAVQPAKPVARRPVVRPVAADEAPDGPPCPACGTPNLPGRQFCRRCAAPLRVREQPAALPWWRTVWPFRRRVRGGSGGRGLRRLLLVTVLVGLLFAGFMLVPFGRYLFEDVRDKLGGTAEISPSAVSASAAAPGHPASAAIDGLTNKYWGAPALGDSLTCSFGKPFRLVGVVVHTGVSKEPQEFRRGARPIGADLLVTTADGTVHEKAVTLNDKPGQQTIRTGISDVVSVRLILRDAAGQGEGRPIAVGEVEFFQRT
- a CDS encoding phage tail protein I, whose translation is MSRASVPGLPSRYPIGDLLPALYADDDLAQRFTAGLDTVLAPVLSTLDNLPAYVDPALAPADFLPWLASWVGVDVDPAWPVELRRAVVARAVELHRWRGTRRGLVERLRLCCGVHADVLDGGGATWSATPGAALPPPPAGELLVRVWPVRDGDAVDDRRVLDVVTASCPVHLTCRVEVLPGPPEEPEQTGG
- a CDS encoding putative baseplate assembly protein, with the protein product MALPSPNLDDRRFQQLVDEAKRYVQQRSPEWTDHNVSDPGVTLIETFAYMVDQLLYRLNRVPDKNYAAFLDLLGVTLFPPTVARAEVDFWLSAPQPETVHLPAGTEVATARGEAEEPVVFTTSRDLPIVPSSLVRLVTAPVSGEQTDRTAPLGAGKDIPCFQSRPEPGDALLFGLPTAVPRCIVAVRLDSRVEGVGVDPRQPPLVWEAWDGARWVACATGTDSTGGLNRPGEVVVFVPAGHTASVVAGTRAGWLRCRVTAPEPGQPFYSESPTIREAEVFTVGGTAAVEHAETVLDVPLGVSEGVAGQRFSVSRVPLLLDGDPPVVQVSADDGWQVWTPVDHFGASLPGDRHVRIDAVSGEFAFPPEVREADGTMRAYGAVPEKGAQLRVPRYRTGGGAAGNVARGAISVLRSSVPYVAGVNNREAATGGVDGETVENAKVRAPNILRVQERAVTAEDYEVIAREAAPSLRRVRCLPAVAGEAGAVRVLLVPDAVADEDGRLRFEQLIPTDPVLAAVTARLDERRLVGTRLVVEPPAYQGVTVVARLVAAPGDEDRVRAAALEALFHHIDPLRGGADGRGWPFGRPVQYGEVFAVLQNVEGAGLVEELRLFPADPITGRRGAAVERIDVAPGALVFSHQHQVVVTASGPGEGA